In one window of Fibrobacter sp. UWB5 DNA:
- the dusA gene encoding tRNA dihydrouridine(20/20a) synthase DusA, whose protein sequence is MNLDFNRRLSIAPMLDCTDRHERYFLRLLSKHILLYSEMVTTNALLHTDPDQFLRHQEFEYPAVLQLGGSNPADLAKCSKMVEESGFQEVNLNCGCPSDRVQNGNFGACLMKDKNLVADCFKAMQDAVSIPVSIKCRIGVDEFDSWEFFRDFIGTIADAGCRVFIVHARKAWLKGLSPKENREVPPLNYDTVHRLKAEMPQLNISINGGIKTLDQTLELLQDLDGVMVGREAYENPWFLRDADERIFGESKPPRFSLRKELLEAYLPYVEMESARGTPATILVRHIYGLFNGKPGARKFRQYLGENAPKTNNPAEMIRRAMDLVTEP, encoded by the coding sequence ATGAATCTTGACTTCAACCGCAGATTATCTATCGCCCCGATGCTCGACTGCACCGACCGTCACGAACGGTATTTCTTGCGGTTATTGTCCAAGCACATCTTGTTGTACAGCGAAATGGTCACGACCAACGCGCTGCTGCACACTGACCCGGACCAGTTCCTGCGCCATCAGGAATTCGAATACCCCGCGGTGTTGCAGCTCGGCGGCTCTAATCCCGCCGATTTGGCCAAATGCAGCAAGATGGTCGAGGAATCCGGTTTTCAGGAAGTCAACCTGAATTGCGGCTGCCCTTCGGACCGCGTGCAGAACGGAAACTTCGGCGCGTGCCTCATGAAAGACAAGAACCTAGTCGCCGACTGTTTTAAGGCGATGCAGGACGCCGTGAGCATCCCCGTGTCTATCAAGTGCCGTATCGGCGTCGACGAATTCGATTCTTGGGAATTTTTCCGCGATTTTATCGGCACTATTGCCGATGCCGGCTGCCGCGTGTTCATTGTTCACGCCCGTAAGGCATGGCTCAAGGGCCTGAGCCCTAAAGAAAACCGCGAAGTTCCTCCGCTAAACTACGACACGGTACACCGACTCAAGGCAGAAATGCCGCAGCTGAACATTTCGATTAATGGCGGCATCAAGACGCTCGACCAAACGCTTGAACTGCTCCAAGATTTGGACGGCGTGATGGTCGGTCGCGAAGCCTACGAAAATCCGTGGTTCCTACGCGATGCCGACGAAAGAATTTTCGGTGAAAGCAAACCGCCGCGATTCTCGTTACGCAAGGAACTCCTGGAAGCCTACCTCCCCTACGTAGAGATGGAATCGGCCCGCGGAACGCCCGCCACCATTCTAGTGCGCCACATTTACGGGCTCTTTAACGGCAAGCCCGGCGCACGCAAGTTCCGCCAGTACCTCGGCGAAAATGCCCCCAAAACAAACAACCCCGCGGAAATGATCCGCAGGGCTATGGACTTGGTTACAGAACCTTAG
- a CDS encoding tetratricopeptide repeat protein, producing the protein MAKVVQITAENFETEVAQASETRAVAVLFSSAEYPDCAPYSQLLGQLSTSMDFTLGVVSCDERENMQLIQAFRVRSVPEVHIVEKGQIADVIQGVLPEADLKKRLEKFFVSDEARFQMALEDAIAQKNFDQALPMLDEALAKTPDDKKLQLLWAKASLGMGDTEKAKSVLAKFTEADDQYREAKSLLELLDFHAEAAKKDVQGKEAIVYHEACKLACSEDFESALQAFLNLYVEAPEWNDGAAKKAMLTLFGVLGPKHELTWKYRAKLNTMMFI; encoded by the coding sequence ATGGCTAAAGTTGTACAGATTACCGCTGAAAATTTTGAAACCGAGGTCGCTCAGGCCTCTGAAACCCGCGCCGTAGCAGTGCTTTTCTCTTCTGCAGAATACCCCGACTGCGCACCGTATTCCCAGTTGCTGGGGCAGCTTTCTACCAGCATGGACTTTACGCTCGGCGTCGTGAGTTGCGACGAACGCGAAAACATGCAGCTGATCCAGGCGTTCCGCGTGCGCTCGGTGCCCGAAGTTCACATTGTCGAGAAGGGTCAGATTGCAGACGTAATCCAGGGCGTGTTGCCCGAAGCAGACCTCAAGAAGCGTCTCGAAAAATTCTTCGTGAGCGACGAAGCCCGCTTCCAGATGGCCCTCGAAGACGCCATCGCCCAAAAGAATTTTGACCAGGCGCTCCCGATGCTCGACGAAGCGCTTGCAAAGACCCCCGACGACAAGAAGTTGCAGCTTTTGTGGGCAAAGGCAAGCCTCGGCATGGGCGACACCGAAAAGGCAAAATCTGTACTTGCCAAGTTCACCGAAGCCGACGACCAGTACCGCGAAGCGAAATCGCTGTTGGAACTTCTGGACTTCCACGCCGAAGCCGCCAAGAAAGACGTGCAGGGCAAAGAAGCGATTGTTTACCACGAAGCATGCAAGCTCGCTTGTAGCGAAGATTTTGAAAGTGCATTGCAGGCATTCCTGAACCTGTACGTGGAAGCTCCGGAATGGAACGACGGCGCCGCCAAGAAGGCCATGCTTACTTTGTTCGGAGTTCTCGGCCCGAAACACGAACTCACCTGGAAGTACCGCGCCAAACTCAACACGATGATGTTTATCTAA
- a CDS encoding AraC family transcriptional regulator — protein sequence MKKIIIATAALVVVVAVWICLFVKFSATEQILFPGGTFQVYAVSDANVGGFSTVELSNQDSVISAHVNIRSGMAYPYAGVGVNLLSVNNRPANGFFDFSDFDSLVIDVETVRMQRVGIKILNDDPVYSKKNVYQSYRPMVAQAPVIVRDRVSRASVSMLDFKVPEWWLAMQGLDKDDGLRYMNRGMFFEICNGEGTMLGIPDDIVVRSIKLWGENRTFKALMVVALVVMVLVYAGIVALTVRNSAGHIASREKKRDELKTRMAQAAKLLKESDRSVAEIALAVGEKNPAAFEKAFAKIYGVKPLEYKAKK from the coding sequence ATGAAAAAAATCATCATCGCAACAGCTGCGCTTGTAGTTGTTGTCGCCGTATGGATTTGCCTGTTCGTCAAGTTTAGCGCAACTGAACAAATCCTGTTCCCTGGCGGCACGTTCCAGGTGTATGCCGTTTCTGACGCAAATGTGGGCGGATTCTCGACGGTCGAACTTTCCAATCAGGATTCCGTCATTTCTGCCCACGTGAACATTCGCTCGGGCATGGCTTACCCGTATGCAGGTGTGGGCGTTAATTTGCTCTCGGTCAATAATCGCCCGGCAAACGGATTCTTCGATTTTTCGGATTTCGATTCGCTCGTCATCGATGTCGAAACGGTCCGCATGCAGCGAGTGGGCATCAAGATTCTGAATGACGACCCCGTGTACAGTAAAAAGAATGTGTACCAGAGCTATCGCCCGATGGTAGCCCAGGCGCCTGTGATTGTTCGCGACCGCGTGAGCCGCGCCTCCGTATCGATGCTCGACTTTAAAGTGCCTGAATGGTGGCTTGCCATGCAGGGCCTCGACAAAGACGATGGCTTGCGCTACATGAACCGCGGCATGTTCTTTGAAATCTGTAACGGCGAAGGAACCATGCTCGGCATCCCCGACGACATCGTGGTGCGCTCGATCAAACTCTGGGGCGAAAACCGTACCTTCAAGGCGCTCATGGTTGTGGCGCTCGTGGTCATGGTTTTGGTGTATGCGGGCATTGTTGCGCTGACGGTTCGCAATTCCGCAGGCCATATTGCTAGCCGCGAAAAGAAACGTGACGAACTGAAAACTCGCATGGCGCAGGCTGCCAAGCTCTTAAAAGAATCGGACCGCTCGGTTGCCGAAATCGCGCTTGCCGTAGGCGAAAAAAATCCGGCGGCATTCGAAAAAGCTTTCGCCAAAATCTATGGCGTAAAACCTCTGGAATATAAGGCTAAGAAATGA
- a CDS encoding AI-2E family transporter, producing the protein MRRIWTVDRVMRLLIMAAGVGILLWVLHYLSGVLAPFFAAFLIAYIFDPLVTKIQNKVKFRIAAVIVVLTLMILVVGGALWLFIPMVVGEIRHLGELIPKLFNDSTWAERLSMFVPKNLWQEIKTFISWNKVAVAMQTLDFWNAAQSVAGKVLPSAWNVLAKTSNLFVWLSGAILIFMYLVFIMLDMPKLRGGIKKLFPTRYKEGASDFAKKMDVFMGSYFRAQSLVALTVGILYAIGFGIIGLPMGVAFGLFSGALNMVPYLQLATIPVALLLAVVYALDKGMPFWEVALLVSAVYLIVQIIEDMFLVPKIVGSSMDLPPVGILLSLSIWGKLLGFLGLIVAIPFTCLCLVYLDKIQKKADTIVESEGEPPPEA; encoded by the coding sequence ATGAGACGTATTTGGACTGTAGACCGCGTGATGCGGCTTTTGATTATGGCCGCCGGTGTCGGCATTCTACTTTGGGTGCTGCATTATTTGAGTGGCGTGCTCGCTCCGTTTTTTGCGGCGTTCCTTATCGCCTACATTTTCGATCCGCTGGTTACAAAAATTCAGAACAAGGTCAAGTTTCGCATTGCCGCTGTCATAGTGGTGCTTACGCTCATGATTCTTGTGGTGGGTGGAGCCTTGTGGCTTTTTATCCCGATGGTGGTTGGCGAAATCAGGCACTTGGGCGAACTGATTCCAAAACTGTTTAACGATTCTACATGGGCTGAACGCTTGTCAATGTTCGTGCCGAAAAACTTGTGGCAAGAAATAAAGACGTTCATTTCTTGGAACAAGGTTGCCGTCGCCATGCAAACTCTCGATTTCTGGAATGCCGCGCAGTCCGTGGCCGGAAAGGTTTTGCCGAGCGCATGGAACGTACTTGCCAAGACTTCTAATTTGTTTGTATGGCTTTCCGGCGCGATCCTTATCTTTATGTACCTTGTGTTCATCATGCTTGATATGCCTAAGCTTCGCGGCGGTATCAAGAAGCTGTTTCCGACAAGGTATAAAGAGGGCGCTTCTGATTTTGCAAAGAAGATGGACGTGTTCATGGGTAGCTATTTCCGTGCGCAATCCTTGGTCGCATTGACGGTCGGTATTTTGTATGCAATCGGCTTTGGAATCATCGGACTGCCAATGGGAGTCGCCTTTGGCTTGTTCTCTGGCGCACTGAACATGGTGCCGTACTTGCAGCTGGCGACAATCCCTGTGGCCTTACTGCTAGCGGTGGTCTATGCTCTCGACAAGGGCATGCCGTTCTGGGAAGTTGCTTTGCTTGTGAGCGCTGTTTACTTGATTGTGCAAATCATTGAAGACATGTTCTTGGTGCCAAAGATTGTCGGATCGTCGATGGATTTGCCGCCCGTAGGCATTCTCCTTTCGCTTTCTATCTGGGGAAAGCTGCTTGGTTTCCTCGGCTTGATCGTTGCGATTCCATTCACTTGTTTGTGTCTGGTGTATTTAGACAAAATTCAGAAGAAAGCAGACACGATTGTAGAGTCGGAAGGCGAACCACCGCCCGAGGCTTGA
- a CDS encoding HU family DNA-binding protein — protein sequence MNKQDLIDAILANKEAGIESKAAAGRAVDAVLDGITAGIKKDGLVQLIGFGTFTVKERAARTGRNPQTGATIKIKASKTVSFKVGAGLKETAKKTKVAKK from the coding sequence ATGAATAAGCAAGATCTCATCGACGCCATCCTCGCTAACAAGGAAGCTGGCATTGAATCCAAGGCTGCCGCTGGCCGCGCTGTTGACGCCGTTCTCGACGGTATCACCGCTGGTATCAAGAAGGACGGTCTCGTTCAGTTGATCGGTTTCGGTACCTTCACTGTTAAGGAACGTGCTGCACGTACCGGCCGCAACCCGCAGACTGGTGCTACGATCAAGATCAAGGCTTCCAAGACTGTTTCCTTCAAGGTCGGCGCTGGCCTCAAGGAAACCGCTAAGAAGACCAAGGTTGCTAAGAAGTAA
- the carB gene encoding carbamoyl-phosphate synthase large subunit: protein MKIEGIDKVLIIGSGPIVIGQACEFDYSGTQACKALREQGYKIVLVNSNPATIMTDPVMADATYIEPLNVARLTQIIEKERPQALLPNLGGQTGLNLASALSKAGVLDKYGVKVIGVNLDAIERGEDREIFKETMQKLGIDTPRSGICHSVEEAEKIVAEIGYPVVVRPAYTMGGAGGGFCYNVEELRTICSNGLELSMTHQCLIEESILGWEELEVEVVRDSKNQMIAICFIENIDPVGVHTGDSFCAAPFLTIDKKLEEELKEKAFKIVESIGVIGGTNVQFAHDPKTGRVVIIEINPRTSRSSALASKATGFPIALISAKLAAGLTLDQIPYWRDGSLEKYTPSGDYVVLKFARWAFEKFRGVDDCLGTQMKAVGEVMAIGKTYKETLQKAIRGLENGRSGLGFAKDFNKKSKEELLEMMKTASSERHFQMYEAIRKGATDEEIFAATYEKAYFVQQMRELVELEEEMLKTPGRLPSDELLIKAKKDGFSDKYIAKILGIREKDVRKKRTELGVVEGWCAVPVSGVKDQYYYYSTYNCKDESTASNNPKKIMILGGGPNRIGQGIEFDYCCCHAAMALREMGYETIMVNCNPETVSTDYDTSDKLYFEPVSLEDVLQIYHKEKPAGVIVQFGGQTPLNIARALSDEGVKILGTSIDSIDIAEDRDLFRKMMDQLGIPMPESGMATNIDEALACVKQIGGYPVMIRPSFVLGGRGMEVIYDENMLREYVAKAVGVTPDRPLLIDRFLHNALECEADALSDGEHVYIPSVMEHVELAGVHSGDSACIIPPVTITKENLATIKDYTRKIAEALHVCGLMNMQYAIEDGKVFVLEANPRASRTVPLVSKVCNTQMARLATRLMLGAKLEDLKLKDKKFNHHGAKEAVFPFDKFPKVDPVLGPEMRSTGEVLGLSDDYALAYYKSQEAAGSFLPSEGAVLISLSDKVNLSEQAIEIGKEFQKLGFKIYATEGTAKFYEAAGVKCEVVNKIAEGRPNVLDIILNKQVNLIINTPWAKRDAIKDESAIRKAAIKYKVPYITTLAGAYNTVKGIAAARNGHGAVKSLQEYHASIEEV from the coding sequence ATGAAGATTGAAGGCATCGACAAAGTCCTTATCATCGGTTCTGGCCCGATCGTGATCGGTCAGGCTTGCGAATTCGACTATTCCGGCACCCAGGCTTGCAAGGCCCTGCGCGAACAGGGTTACAAGATTGTGCTCGTGAACTCCAACCCGGCTACCATCATGACCGACCCGGTCATGGCCGATGCCACCTACATCGAACCGCTGAACGTCGCCCGCCTCACCCAGATTATCGAAAAGGAACGCCCGCAGGCCCTCCTCCCGAACTTGGGCGGTCAGACTGGCCTGAACCTCGCCTCTGCTCTGAGCAAGGCCGGCGTGCTGGACAAGTACGGCGTGAAGGTCATCGGTGTGAACCTCGACGCTATCGAACGCGGCGAAGACCGTGAAATCTTCAAGGAAACCATGCAGAAACTCGGCATCGACACCCCGCGCTCCGGCATTTGCCACTCTGTGGAAGAAGCCGAAAAGATCGTTGCTGAAATCGGCTACCCGGTGGTGGTTCGCCCGGCATACACCATGGGTGGTGCAGGCGGCGGTTTCTGCTACAATGTGGAAGAACTCCGCACCATTTGCTCCAACGGTCTTGAACTCTCCATGACGCACCAGTGCCTCATCGAAGAATCCATCCTCGGTTGGGAAGAACTCGAAGTTGAAGTGGTTCGCGATTCCAAGAACCAGATGATCGCCATCTGCTTCATCGAAAACATCGACCCGGTGGGCGTGCATACCGGCGACTCCTTCTGTGCCGCCCCGTTCCTCACCATCGACAAGAAGCTCGAAGAAGAACTGAAGGAAAAGGCCTTCAAGATTGTGGAATCCATCGGCGTGATTGGCGGTACCAACGTGCAGTTCGCTCACGACCCGAAGACCGGCCGCGTGGTGATTATCGAAATCAACCCGCGTACCAGCCGCTCTTCCGCTCTCGCTTCCAAGGCTACCGGCTTCCCGATCGCCCTCATTTCTGCAAAGCTCGCCGCAGGCCTTACCCTCGACCAGATTCCGTACTGGCGCGACGGAAGCCTCGAAAAGTACACCCCGAGCGGTGACTACGTGGTGCTCAAGTTCGCTCGCTGGGCATTCGAAAAGTTCCGCGGCGTCGATGACTGCCTCGGCACCCAGATGAAGGCCGTGGGCGAAGTCATGGCTATCGGCAAGACCTACAAGGAAACCCTCCAGAAGGCTATCCGCGGCCTCGAAAACGGTCGCTCCGGCCTCGGCTTTGCGAAGGACTTCAACAAGAAGAGCAAGGAAGAACTCCTTGAAATGATGAAGACCGCTTCTTCCGAACGCCACTTCCAGATGTACGAAGCCATCCGTAAGGGTGCTACCGACGAAGAAATCTTCGCCGCCACCTACGAAAAGGCCTACTTCGTGCAGCAGATGCGCGAACTCGTGGAACTCGAAGAAGAAATGCTCAAGACTCCGGGCCGCCTGCCTTCTGACGAACTCCTCATCAAGGCCAAGAAGGACGGCTTCAGCGACAAGTACATCGCTAAGATTCTCGGCATCCGCGAAAAGGACGTGCGCAAGAAGCGTACGGAACTCGGCGTGGTCGAAGGCTGGTGCGCAGTGCCGGTGAGCGGCGTGAAGGACCAGTACTACTACTACAGCACCTACAACTGCAAGGACGAATCTACCGCTTCCAACAACCCGAAGAAGATCATGATTCTCGGCGGTGGCCCGAACAGAATCGGCCAGGGTATCGAATTCGACTACTGCTGCTGCCACGCTGCCATGGCCCTCCGCGAAATGGGTTACGAAACCATCATGGTCAACTGCAACCCTGAAACGGTTTCTACCGACTACGATACCAGCGACAAGCTGTACTTCGAACCGGTCAGCCTCGAAGACGTTCTCCAGATTTACCACAAGGAAAAGCCGGCTGGCGTGATCGTGCAGTTCGGTGGTCAGACTCCGCTGAACATCGCCCGCGCCCTCTCCGACGAAGGCGTCAAGATTCTCGGTACGAGCATCGACTCCATCGATATCGCTGAAGACCGCGACCTGTTCCGCAAGATGATGGATCAGCTCGGCATCCCGATGCCGGAAAGCGGCATGGCCACGAACATCGACGAAGCCCTCGCTTGCGTCAAGCAGATCGGTGGCTACCCGGTGATGATCCGCCCGAGCTTCGTGCTTGGCGGCCGCGGCATGGAAGTCATCTACGATGAAAACATGCTCCGCGAATACGTTGCCAAGGCTGTCGGCGTGACCCCGGATCGTCCGCTCCTCATCGACCGCTTCCTCCACAACGCTCTCGAATGCGAAGCTGACGCCCTCTCTGACGGCGAACACGTTTACATCCCGTCCGTGATGGAACACGTGGAACTTGCCGGTGTCCACTCCGGTGACTCCGCTTGCATTATCCCGCCGGTAACCATCACGAAGGAAAACTTGGCAACCATCAAGGATTACACCAGGAAGATTGCTGAAGCCCTCCACGTTTGCGGCCTCATGAACATGCAGTACGCCATCGAAGACGGCAAGGTGTTCGTTCTCGAAGCCAACCCGCGCGCCTCCCGTACGGTGCCTCTGGTCTCCAAGGTCTGTAACACGCAGATGGCCCGCCTTGCGACCCGCCTGATGCTCGGTGCCAAGCTCGAAGACTTGAAGCTCAAGGACAAGAAGTTCAACCACCACGGTGCCAAGGAAGCGGTGTTCCCGTTCGACAAGTTCCCGAAGGTGGACCCGGTTCTCGGCCCCGAAATGCGCTCCACCGGCGAAGTCCTCGGCCTTTCCGACGACTACGCCCTCGCTTACTACAAGAGCCAGGAAGCCGCAGGTTCCTTCCTCCCGTCCGAAGGCGCTGTGCTCATCAGCCTTTCTGACAAGGTGAACCTCTCCGAACAGGCGATTGAAATCGGTAAGGAATTCCAGAAGCTCGGCTTCAAGATTTACGCTACCGAAGGTACCGCCAAGTTCTACGAAGCCGCCGGTGTCAAGTGCGAAGTGGTGAACAAGATCGCTGAAGGCCGCCCGAACGTTCTCGATATCATCCTGAACAAGCAGGTGAACCTCATCATCAACACGCCGTGGGCAAAGCGCGACGCCATCAAGGACGAAAGCGCTATCCGCAAGGCCGCCATTAAGTACAAGGTTCCGTACATCACGACCCTCGCCGGTGCTTACAACACCGTGAAGGGCATCGCCGCTGCCCGCAACGGCCACGGCGCTGTGAAGAGCCTCCAGGAATACCACGCTTCTATTGAAGAAGTGTAG
- the bioB gene encoding biotin synthase BioB produces the protein MSFVQDLKEKVLGGYEITREEAIQLLSEDLQELCDAANEIREKFHGNDFDFCSIVNARSGRCSENCKYCAQSSYYHTGAPEYKLLSADEIVADAKKKEAAGIPRYSIVTSGRTLSNRDVEQIGEAIRRLKKETKLSVCLSAGLLNREQFDKLKEAGLTRFHNNLETYRRHFPDVCTTHTYDDKIGALQNALAAGLEICSGGIMGLGETMEDRIDMCLDLRKLGVKSTPVNVLNAIPGTPYENLPKLTNDEFCRIVAIYRFINPKAFIRLAGGRGVLGDDGKRAFKSGANAAITDDMLTTAGVNSCKDFELVKGLGFTPHGFIG, from the coding sequence ATGTCCTTCGTTCAAGATCTTAAAGAAAAAGTTTTAGGCGGTTACGAAATTACTCGCGAAGAGGCTATCCAGCTTTTGAGCGAAGATTTGCAGGAACTCTGCGATGCCGCGAACGAGATTCGCGAAAAATTCCACGGAAACGACTTCGATTTTTGCTCCATCGTGAACGCCCGCAGTGGGCGTTGCTCCGAAAACTGCAAGTACTGCGCCCAGAGCAGCTACTACCATACCGGTGCCCCCGAATACAAGCTCCTCAGCGCCGACGAAATCGTGGCTGATGCCAAGAAGAAAGAAGCCGCGGGCATTCCGCGTTACTCCATCGTGACCTCGGGCCGTACGCTTTCAAACCGCGACGTAGAACAGATTGGCGAAGCCATTCGCCGCCTCAAGAAAGAAACAAAACTTTCCGTATGCCTTTCGGCAGGACTCTTGAACCGCGAGCAGTTCGACAAGCTCAAAGAAGCAGGCCTCACCCGCTTCCACAACAACCTTGAAACCTACCGCAGGCACTTCCCGGACGTGTGCACCACGCACACCTACGACGACAAGATTGGCGCTCTGCAAAACGCCCTTGCCGCAGGTCTTGAAATCTGCAGCGGCGGCATCATGGGCCTCGGCGAAACCATGGAAGACCGCATCGACATGTGCCTTGACCTCCGCAAACTCGGCGTCAAGTCCACGCCGGTGAACGTGCTGAACGCCATCCCGGGCACGCCCTACGAGAACCTTCCGAAACTCACGAACGACGAGTTCTGCCGCATCGTGGCCATCTACCGATTCATCAACCCGAAGGCATTCATCCGCCTCGCGGGCGGCCGCGGTGTACTGGGCGACGACGGCAAACGCGCCTTCAAGAGCGGCGCCAACGCAGCCATCACCGACGACATGCTTACCACCGCCGGCGTCAACAGCTGCAAGGACTTCGAGCTGGTTAAAGGCCTCGGCTTTACCCCGCACGGGTTTATCGGCTAA
- the argF gene encoding ornithine carbamoyltransferase gives MIDRNKHFLRLMDWSEEKILETIEIASRLKAEVHAGKVSDRLHGQNIAMFFEKPSLRTITTFQVGMNQLGGHAVLLAPDSIGLGKRESVKDVARCLSRWVNAIVVRCFKQDLVEQLAEYGSVPVVNALTDDYHPCQAIAFAQMICENLGGFKNADGKPKTVAFIGDGNNVANSFLALASKVGMNFTLACPKGFEQPAKVVEEAQEGLKKHGCQYRVFHDPKEAVKDADILYSDVWVSMGQEGEKATKQSHFLPFQINDELLKLAPAHCKVSHCLPAHRGEEITDSVMDNLDVNMSFEEAENRLHAHKAVLWQVMPPFNA, from the coding sequence ATGATTGATCGCAACAAGCACTTCCTCCGCCTCATGGACTGGAGCGAAGAAAAAATCCTGGAAACTATCGAAATCGCTTCTCGCCTGAAGGCAGAAGTCCACGCCGGCAAGGTGTCTGACCGCCTGCACGGCCAGAACATCGCCATGTTCTTCGAAAAGCCCTCGCTGCGAACTATCACCACATTCCAGGTAGGCATGAACCAGCTCGGCGGCCACGCCGTATTGCTCGCCCCCGATTCCATTGGCCTTGGCAAGCGCGAAAGCGTCAAGGACGTCGCCCGTTGCCTCAGCCGCTGGGTGAATGCCATCGTGGTCCGCTGCTTCAAGCAGGACCTGGTGGAACAGCTCGCCGAATACGGTAGCGTGCCGGTCGTGAACGCCTTGACCGACGACTATCACCCGTGTCAGGCAATCGCTTTTGCCCAGATGATTTGCGAAAACCTCGGCGGTTTCAAGAACGCCGATGGCAAGCCGAAGACTGTCGCCTTCATCGGTGACGGCAACAACGTCGCCAACTCCTTCCTCGCCCTCGCCTCCAAGGTGGGCATGAACTTCACGCTCGCCTGCCCAAAGGGTTTCGAACAGCCCGCCAAGGTTGTCGAAGAAGCTCAGGAAGGCCTCAAGAAGCACGGTTGCCAGTACCGCGTATTCCACGATCCGAAGGAAGCCGTCAAGGACGCCGACATTCTTTATAGCGACGTGTGGGTCTCCATGGGCCAGGAAGGTGAAAAGGCTACGAAGCAGTCTCACTTCTTGCCGTTCCAGATCAACGACGAACTTTTGAAGCTCGCTCCGGCTCACTGCAAGGTCAGCCACTGCCTGCCGGCTCACCGCGGTGAAGAAATCACGGACTCCGTGATGGACAACCTCGACGTGAACATGAGCTTCGAAGAAGCCGAAAACCGTTTGCACGCTCATAAGGCTGTTCTCTGGCAGGTCATGCCGCCATTCAACGCCTAA
- a CDS encoding DMT family transporter has protein sequence MTNLWYTLLLVLTAAIWGSGFVAQIEGNAFGPFTFSCIRCFIAAGFLALIFKILDIFGKSPRRPHNREERILHWKAGFFCGLALCTAMNLQQLGMFLGTPAGKSGFLTACYIVLVPIVSLFIGKKTSIKTWLCVVITTFGLYLLCIKDGFSLELSDGVSLLCALAFSIHILVIDKFVNRVDPICVSAIQFLTIGVLTAPLMIVFDMKFPVMEFSTIAAALVNPRAVAGLCFAAFCSSGIAYTLQIVAQDKVKPTIASLTMSLESVFAVLAGWAILGEQLSAREICGCAIMMVAIVFAQIRR, from the coding sequence ATGACCAATTTATGGTATACGCTTTTACTCGTTCTAACCGCCGCCATCTGGGGGTCGGGCTTTGTAGCCCAAATTGAGGGCAACGCCTTCGGGCCGTTCACCTTTTCGTGCATACGTTGCTTTATCGCGGCTGGCTTTTTGGCCCTGATTTTCAAGATTCTCGACATTTTCGGCAAAAGTCCGCGCAGGCCTCACAACCGCGAGGAGCGGATTCTACACTGGAAAGCCGGATTCTTTTGCGGGCTCGCCTTGTGCACGGCCATGAACCTGCAACAGCTGGGAATGTTTCTCGGCACCCCAGCCGGAAAGTCCGGTTTCCTTACCGCATGCTATATCGTGCTTGTACCCATCGTCAGCTTATTCATTGGCAAGAAGACTTCAATCAAGACTTGGCTATGCGTCGTCATCACGACCTTCGGGCTTTACCTGCTCTGCATCAAGGACGGTTTTTCATTGGAACTTTCGGATGGTGTTTCGCTGCTGTGCGCCCTCGCCTTTTCAATCCATATTTTGGTCATCGACAAGTTCGTGAATCGTGTTGATCCGATTTGCGTTTCGGCGATCCAGTTCCTCACTATCGGCGTTTTGACGGCACCGCTCATGATTGTTTTCGACATGAAATTCCCTGTTATGGAATTTAGCACGATTGCTGCCGCGCTTGTCAATCCAAGAGCCGTCGCAGGACTTTGCTTTGCCGCCTTCTGCTCTAGCGGAATCGCCTACACGTTACAGATTGTTGCTCAAGACAAAGTAAAACCCACCATCGCTTCGCTTACGATGAGCCTGGAATCGGTTTTCGCCGTGCTTGCGGGCTGGGCAATTCTAGGGGAACAACTTTCAGCCCGCGAAATCTGCGGTTGCGCCATCATGATGGTCGCTATCGTTTTCGCGCAAATTAGGCGCTAA